The Clostridium sp. DL-VIII DNA window CTTGATAGAGTTTGATCTTTATTCCATTCCTCTATAGCATACTTTGTCCCATTCCATTTAAAAATAGTATTTTCGTCCTGCAAAACATTAGTATCAAGACCAATTAATGCATTAACAATCTTAAAGGTAGAACATGGTGATATTTCCTTTTCACTTTTTGCCTCATTGTAAATTAAATACTTATTTTGATTTTTATCATATAAAACAAAACATCCATCATATCCAGAGAAATATTTACTTAAATCTTCATTTAAAACTTTTTCACTATTTTCATCATTTTTCTCCACATATATCATAGATGAATTAGAACTATTTTTATTTGTATTACTCCAAACAATCCATAAAATTAATGGTAAAAAAATAATTCCTAAAAAAACTAACTTTTTAAACATTGTCTTCCCCTATTTCTTTCAAAATACTTCAAATTTATCTACTATAAATTAATCTCTTCCTCCTAAGACATAATATTTATAAAATCCTTTTCATTTTTTATAAACTCAAATTCTTCACATTTGGCCACAAAATTTTTGCATTCATTACTTATTTTAATCGCTTTATCCAAATATTCTATGCACTCATTTTTCAAGTTCAAGCTCGCATATATTCTGCTTTTAGTAAAATAAGCTAGACTTAAGTTTGATTTATCCTCACAACTTAATTTTACTGATTTATCACATAATTCTAATGCCTCGTGATACATTTTCTTTTTCAGAAAAATTATTGCTTTGTTTAAATACACTCTATGACTTTCCATTGATAACTCAATAACCTTATTGTAGCAGATTTCTGCTTCATCATATTGATGTAGTTCAGCTAATGCAAAACCTTTTCTAAAATATGCCTCTGCACAATTATTTTCTATTTCTATAGCTAAATTACAGCAATCTATTGCTTCCTCAAATCTTTTAGGATTAATTGAACTAAGTATTGATGCCTTTTCACAATAAAAATCTTCATTATCAGGTTGTAAATATATTAATCTATCTATACATTCTAATGCCTGTTCAAATTCTTTTAAAGTAATATGTCCAATCATCTTATTCCAATAAATCTTTGCTTTTGTATCATCTATTTTATTAATTTTGTCGTATATTCTTATAGCTTGTTGAACTTTTCCATCTGTTAATAATGCATTTGCTTTTGTTTCAAGAATACTTATTATTAATCTTTTAAAAATGTTCACAATTTGCTAACTCCTTTTATTTATATTAATTCTCCTATATATTGTATAAATACTCCGATTATGATATAATTCTAAAATTATTAGATTATAAAAATTCTTTAGTTTTAAGGAGGAAATTTTAATGAATACCGCTTCTGAGTTAAAAAAGCAAGCTAAAAATCAATTACGAAATAGATGGGGACTAGCTATTGGTGGGTTCTTTATTTCTATTATTTTCTTCCCAGCAATTTTAGCTGCAATTAATTTTTTTGCTGATACTAGCAGTTCTTTATTTATAAAAGCAATTGTTAATATAATTACACTATCTATTAATATTATCCTATTTATAGGAACCTTAAACCTTTCATTAAACTATGCAAAAATTGAAAATATACCTTTATTAGATGACATATTTTCAGGCTTTAGTGTTTTTTTTAAGGCATTAATAATTTATATTATAATAACCATATGTATAGCTATAGGTCTTATTTTATTAATAATACCAGGTATTATAATAGCATTAATATTTTCTCAGTCATTATACATTTTAATGGATGATAAGAGCAAATCAATTATTGACTGTTTAAAGGAAAGTGCAAATATGATGAAGGGGCATAAGTTGGAATTTTTTATGCTTTCAGTAAGTTTTCTTGGATGGATTGCATTAATTATACTGCCATTATTCATATTAATATTATTCCCATTACCAATTTACTTTCTTTTAGTGTATATTTTACTATTATTGATAGGATTATCATTATTTCTTCCATATCTAAATGTAACTTTTGCTATTTTTTATCTAAGTGTAAAAAGATATTACTATGACGCTAGAGAAAACTAAATATCTATTTTATATTTAAAGAGAAAAAGAATGGTTTACTAGAGTGTAATAAATTATTCTAAATACCGGTTAGTAATCATTTAATAATGGATAAATATTTTTTAATTATCTGATACTTATATATTGCAGTGGAATTATGACAGTATTGTAACACGCTTTAAGAATTCAATATTTTAGTGATCATGATATGACGTTAAGATAAAAGGCAATGAACAATTATTATTTAATGTTCATTGCCTTTTGTCTTAGCTATATCTTTATTTCATAAGGAGTGTATATTGCTCAAAGCCAAATTCCATAATAATGAAATCATTACTTTTATTTCAACATGAATTAATTATAACATATCCTATTTACTTATACAAATTTTATTTTGTATAATTCTAAAATTTCAACTTAAACTAATTCTGTGCACTTTAATTAATAATGCTATTTAATTAAAATAATAAACACTAATTTCTTGGGTCTAAACTTTTATTTTAAAATAAGGAGAGTACAATGAAACTATTAAAAAAAATTTCTCTATTTCTTGCATTTTTGTTTATTACATCCATATTACAGCAAATACGTCCTATAAATTTTAATAGCATTTCATCAATAAATAATATAGATCCGCCTATAAGAGCCAGCGTGCTAATAAGCGACTTCAATATTTATATAACTTCACTTATAGTAGATAATATGAAAAAGGTTGAGTTAGAAAATCCTGAGACAATTCATTATACTTTTTTTGATTGCAAAGGAAGTCAAGATATACAAAATAAACAAGTAAATTCTATTCTCAGATCAAAAGAGGCTGACATTTTAATAATAGATATGGTAAATATAAATTCTACTAAATATGTTATTGACAGAATTAAAGAAAGTAATATTCCTGTGATGTTTTTTGGTAATGGTGAATTAACCCCTGTTATGTCTTACACTAAATCTTGTTTAGTAATTATAAATCCATCAGAAGGTGGTGTTTTACAAGGGCAAATTCTTGTTGATGCATGGAATAAAAATAAATCATATATTGATAAAAATAATGATAATATACTACAATATGTTATGCTAGAAGGCTCCCTAAATAATATGTACGCAGTTGCACGTTCAAAATATTCTATTCAAACAATTAATGAAAATAATATAAAAACCGAAGACATATCTACAAAGATCTGTGATTGGAAAGAGGAAGAAGCCATGAACACTGTTAATTCACTACTCTTAAAATATGATAATAGAATTGAAGCAATTATCTCTAATGATGATACCATGGCTATAGGTGCCATTACGGCTTTGCAAAGAAATGGCTATAATATTAATAGGCAAAATGTGCTTGTTGTAGGATTTGATGGACGGAAAGAAGCTCAGGATCTAATACAAAAAGGTGTAATGACAGGCACTGTGCTTGTAAATCCATATGATTGGGCTAAAGATGTTTATTTTATCGGAATGAATTTAATTTATAATAGAAATCTTATTGAAAATACAAATTGCACAATTGATTATACACAGAAACTATTAACTATACCATATGGAGGTGTAGTTGAAAATTTAAATTAATTATTAATAAAAAAAGCTTCATAAGCTTTTAATATAAAGCTTATGAAGCTTTTTTCAATTCCATTTCCTTGTTAACAGTGCTTTCATTACTAGAAGTATTTTCTTCAACTCTTGTAATATATTTAATTAAATTCATATAGTCAGCTGAACCTGCATTTGCCTCTGAAACTACTCCTGCTAATAAAACTGCCTTTTTAAAAGCCTTTAAATTAAATACCTCTTTAATAAATTTAATCATTAAATCATCTCCTTAAATTTTATGTTCTTATAATACCCTTTTTTTACACATAATAAAAGGAATTTATTTACAGAAATCGTTTAATTTTATTAATAAATTGTTAATAAGTTGTTAACAATTTATTTTTCGTATTGAAACCTTTTACGAAAACGTATATAATTGATTGTTAATTATCAAACAAAGTCTTTTCATCTTAATATACTTCAAAATTTACTATTTTATTAATTTATTTATAAAAAAGCGTTGATAGCCATATTTCTAGCTAACAACACTTTCTGTAATAGAGCATTTTATTTTAACATTAATGCTGCTTCTTCGCTTGTTCTAATCTTACCCATCCTAGGAAAGATGTGCTTACAAACATAATCATGTTCTTCCTTTGACATTGCTGCCATTGCATCTTCTACAAAAATTTGATTATACCCATGTTGGTATGCTTCTCTTGCTGTAGTATCTACTCCGATTCCAGTGGAAATACCACCTAATACTATAGTATCAATTCCTCGGCGTCTTAATTGCAAGTCTAGGTCTGTACCATAAAAAGCTCCCCATTGTCTTTTTGTAATAATATGAGCATTCTTAGTATTTGCTATTTTAGGCACTAGAATATCCCAGCCTTCTGGATATTTCATTGCATTAACTTCTAAATCTGTCTTTGGTTTAACCATATCTTTTCCATCTGTAGTAGAAACTCTTACAAGAACTACAAATGCACCCTTTTCACTAAATGCATTAATTAATTTACTGGCATTTTCAACTACCTTCCCACCACTATATGGTGCAAGTTCTCTGTTTACAATTCCATTTTGTAAATCTATTAGTACAAGAGCTGTTTTATCTGCTTTTAATAATTCATTTTCTGGTAACTTATTCATTTTTTCTCTCCTACTCATTTTTATTTTTTATATGATAATTATTAATTTAAACTAAGTTTTTTATACACATTAAAGTAAACCCATGCTGCATTTATTAGCAGCAATGCGCTCGTAATAAAAAATACATATCTTATTCCTAAGTATGCTGCTACCTGTCCACCCAGAACTGAACCTCCAAATACTCCTAGATATCCCGCTGCCATGCTAAAGCCAAAAATTCTGCCAGTTATAGCATCTGGTGTTATTTTTTTTACTAAGATATTAACAGATGGACTAAGCCCTCCTGCCGCTAATCCTAATACAAAACGGAGAAACATTAACTCCCAAGGATTTTTTACAAATGCCTGAGGTATAAAAATAATTCCAGCAACCACAAGAGCTATTAATATAACTTTATGTGCTCCTATCTTATCTGAAAGTTTGCCAAGTCTCGGAGCCGCTAGTATATTTGCTAAACCCGAAGCTGAAAATGTTATTCCAGCTAATAATGCAACATGAGTGCTATTTTTAGATAACTGATCAACATATATTGTTACAATAGGCTCTACAGTGTATAATGCTACACTTAATATGAAGAAGGTCACAAACATTGTAATCGTCAAGTTCTTCTCTGGAACAGTTCTCCACACTTCTTTAAATGTAGATACTTTTTTATCTTCACGCTTAAATGATTCCTTTACAAATAAAGCAGTTGTGAGGAATGCAATAAACATTAATGCACTTGTTATGAAAAATACACTTTGCAAACCTACTGCTTCTTCCATGAAGCCCCCAAATGTTGGCCCAAGCAAAGAGCCTGCAATATTTGCTGTAGAAAGTGTACCTAAAGCATATCCAGCATGTTCATTATCAGTTTGTGTTGCAATTAGCGTAGTACATGCTGTGCTGTAACCTGTTATTACACCTTGCAGCAATCTTAATCCTATAAGTATGTATACATTTGGTGCAAATCCCATGCATCCAATTACTATTGACATCCCAAGGCTTGCTCTAAGTAACATTGGCTTTCGTCCAAATTTGTCTGCAGCCTGTCCCCAAATTGGAGAAAAAATTGCTGAAATAATAAATGTAATTCCAAAGGCAATCCCAGATATTTGTGAAATCAAGGCAGTATCTCTAACACCAAGTTGTTGTATGTATAAAGGTAACACCGGAGCAATCTGGCTCATGCCTATACCCGTTACAAACATTCCAAACCAACAAAATATTAAATTTCTTTTCCACATCTTCATAAGTATATTTCATCCCATTTCTTTTAAAGTAATTATATAAAATTCTTCAAGAATCCTATTTCATTTTTTAATTGATATAGATATCTAATTTATAAATTGAACTTATATATAGAATAGTCACCTATATTGGTTAATTTTTTGTATACATATATCAGAACTTACATATATCTAAGTTCAAAGTTTGCTATCTATATGATACACCAACCATACTTTTCAACATAATATTAAACTATTTTTTATAGTTTGTAAACTATACTTTATAAGTTGATAAATATTCTTTCAAATGTTAAACTATTTTTACAAGACGAAATCACTGGGGGTGACACAAAATGCAAAAGAGAAATTTAACTAAAGAAAAAATTATTCAAGTAGCCTTTTCATTGGCTGATGAAATTGGTTTTAATCAGCTTACTTTTCCGAAAATTGCTGAGAAACTTAATATAAAATACCCTTCTTTATATAACCATTTTACTAATATGAATAATCTAAAAATAGAGATGACAATATATACATTAAAAGAATTGAATTTGAAACTCATGCAGAAATTAATTGGCAAGAGTGGTGAAGATGCTATAAGAGAATTGGCTTATGTTTACAGGGATTACGCCTTCGAAAACAAAACTGCCTATATGCTTTATGTAAGTACTCCAAGCACAGAAGATAATGAAGTAAAACTTTTGGCAAGAGAAACTAACAACATCATACGTAAACTTCTAAGCTTTTACATTAAAGATGAAGTACTTTTAGTTCATAAAAGTAGAAATCTAAGAAGTCTTTTACATGGCTTTGTTTCTTTATATTCCTTTGGATATTTTCACAATGATATAGCTAATTTAGACGAGAGTTTTCAATTAATGATAGATGATTTTATTTTATCAATAGTTACTAAATAAAAAAGTTATATAGAACTTGCATTCCTTTTAATTTTTCATTATATAAAATTAAACTTACCGAATTATTTTTATACGGTAAGTTATTTTTATTTTAATTAAAATTCAAGTTTTTCACGTATTAATATATATTTTTTTCAAATAATAGTGCTATAAGAACAATTATGCTCGGAGGTTTCAAATGAAAACACTTAAGAAAATCCTAGCTATGACCGCAATCATAATTATGTGTAGTATAATACTAGTAAATAATTTTAACAATGTT harbors:
- a CDS encoding tetratricopeptide repeat protein, with amino-acid sequence MNIFKRLIISILETKANALLTDGKVQQAIRIYDKINKIDDTKAKIYWNKMIGHITLKEFEQALECIDRLIYLQPDNEDFYCEKASILSSINPKRFEEAIDCCNLAIEIENNCAEAYFRKGFALAELHQYDEAEICYNKVIELSMESHRVYLNKAIIFLKKKMYHEALELCDKSVKLSCEDKSNLSLAYFTKSRIYASLNLKNECIEYLDKAIKISNECKNFVAKCEEFEFIKNEKDFINIMS
- a CDS encoding DUF975 family protein, which encodes MNTASELKKQAKNQLRNRWGLAIGGFFISIIFFPAILAAINFFADTSSSLFIKAIVNIITLSINIILFIGTLNLSLNYAKIENIPLLDDIFSGFSVFFKALIIYIIITICIAIGLILLIIPGIIIALIFSQSLYILMDDKSKSIIDCLKESANMMKGHKLEFFMLSVSFLGWIALIILPLFILILFPLPIYFLLVYILLLLIGLSLFLPYLNVTFAIFYLSVKRYYYDAREN
- a CDS encoding substrate-binding domain-containing protein, giving the protein MKLLKKISLFLAFLFITSILQQIRPINFNSISSINNIDPPIRASVLISDFNIYITSLIVDNMKKVELENPETIHYTFFDCKGSQDIQNKQVNSILRSKEADILIIDMVNINSTKYVIDRIKESNIPVMFFGNGELTPVMSYTKSCLVIINPSEGGVLQGQILVDAWNKNKSYIDKNNDNILQYVMLEGSLNNMYAVARSKYSIQTINENNIKTEDISTKICDWKEEEAMNTVNSLLLKYDNRIEAIISNDDTMAIGAITALQRNGYNINRQNVLVVGFDGRKEAQDLIQKGVMTGTVLVNPYDWAKDVYFIGMNLIYNRNLIENTNCTIDYTQKLLTIPYGGVVENLN
- a CDS encoding isochorismatase family protein, encoding MNKLPENELLKADKTALVLIDLQNGIVNRELAPYSGGKVVENASKLINAFSEKGAFVVLVRVSTTDGKDMVKPKTDLEVNAMKYPEGWDILVPKIANTKNAHIITKRQWGAFYGTDLDLQLRRRGIDTIVLGGISTGIGVDTTAREAYQHGYNQIFVEDAMAAMSKEEHDYVCKHIFPRMGKIRTSEEAALMLK
- a CDS encoding multidrug efflux MFS transporter, yielding MKMWKRNLIFCWFGMFVTGIGMSQIAPVLPLYIQQLGVRDTALISQISGIAFGITFIISAIFSPIWGQAADKFGRKPMLLRASLGMSIVIGCMGFAPNVYILIGLRLLQGVITGYSTACTTLIATQTDNEHAGYALGTLSTANIAGSLLGPTFGGFMEEAVGLQSVFFITSALMFIAFLTTALFVKESFKREDKKVSTFKEVWRTVPEKNLTITMFVTFFILSVALYTVEPIVTIYVDQLSKNSTHVALLAGITFSASGLANILAAPRLGKLSDKIGAHKVILIALVVAGIIFIPQAFVKNPWELMFLRFVLGLAAGGLSPSVNILVKKITPDAITGRIFGFSMAAGYLGVFGGSVLGGQVAAYLGIRYVFFITSALLLINAAWVYFNVYKKLSLN
- a CDS encoding TetR/AcrR family transcriptional regulator, whose product is MQKRNLTKEKIIQVAFSLADEIGFNQLTFPKIAEKLNIKYPSLYNHFTNMNNLKIEMTIYTLKELNLKLMQKLIGKSGEDAIRELAYVYRDYAFENKTAYMLYVSTPSTEDNEVKLLARETNNIIRKLLSFYIKDEVLLVHKSRNLRSLLHGFVSLYSFGYFHNDIANLDESFQLMIDDFILSIVTK